A stretch of DNA from Methanomassiliicoccales archaeon:
GAACCGAATCTAAATCATTCCAAATTTTCGAATACATGCTATTATCAATTATTGAACATCCTTGCTAATCCAATTGTGGTTATGAAAATTGTTCCTTGAAACTCGAGGATCAACCTTCAAAACATTCCAGGTATCAATTTTGAGAAGCCTCGTTGTATCAATTGTTTTCCTTCCCGTGAATTGGCGCAGGAATTTGAGATTAGATTTTCATTTAGCTTTCTGGATCCATGGGTCTGAGTTCGTTCATTGGGTTAACCTATTATAGCAGATCTCTTTGTATGCCGCAAGTGCAAAGTCTGGTTCTGAAACTTATTGATGTTCCGATTGGAATCTGGTTGTTCATATGGTTTTTATTAATTTGTATTGTATTAGAAATCAACGACAGTCTTAAATAGTTGATAATTTGGCTTCTTCCTAAATCACTTCGGTCACAATTTGACAGCTTTTTTATTCCTGTCTCACGTAATTCTCATCCCAGCAACTTTAAGATGATCTATACCGAAGCGTTTTTCAGTGAGCAATAATAAGAAAGTCTCGACGAAAGCTGACTAGTTCATTTATGTGGACTGTCTCTTCGAGAATCCACGAGGAAAATTGCCAATAGATTATAATTTTCCGAGGGGGAAGTCGGTGGCTTCCATCCGTCAATTCCCATTGTCAATACCTCAAACGCCAAACAAACTACATTCTGTCGACATTTCGATGCAGTCTTTCGTAGTTCAGCTCTTGGAAATTTTGGTTCTGATGGCAAATATCACCACAAGAGTTATCGCTGGAACGATAAGTCCAATTGCAGCTGTCAATTGAATGGTTGCCCCCCATACGTCAAAGAGTATTGTCAAAATGCTGACCATAATCGTTATCCATAATCCCCATCGCCTCATCAACAATAGTCCAAAGCCAGCTATGAACCCCAGAATTCCAAGAAGGAAGAACATCATGCTTATTACTTGAATAGTTGTCGAAGAAACTTCGACGTCCAAAAGGCCACCTGGAGTGGTGGCATTAAGATATCCAAAGACAAATCTCAAAAATGACTGAATAATCCACATGAGCGCCACGATGCATACGAGCGCAGTCGGTTTTTCCGTTGTCTTTTCTTTATTTTCCATGTAACACCATTGAGTTGATTCAAACTCGGTCGTCATTTCTAAACTTTACGACCAACAAACCAACCATGTGATATTGGTTGTTCCAGCTATTTAACATTCCGATAGGCAAAAGATTGCTTTTTTTTCTGATAAGACTTTTTCATTCTCCTCGCAGTTTCTGAGATATTCTGTACGAGAGAGATCATGAATGGATTCGAGCGTTTGCTACTTGACAATGGCTATTTCTGAGATTGTTATTGGAATTCCTGATGCATCCAATCGGCGCATCTGGTTGACTTTTGAACCGATCGAAATAAGTTGTACCCAAAACTCCCAATAATACCGCATCCTCTAAACAGATCAGCGATTCTTCAATTGATTTTCTCCATTCACTTCTTCATTTCCTCCTTTATTCATATGGCGCTCCAGTGTAATACCTACATTCTCTCACTAGCCAGAGCAATAATGAATGTCCATTGTATTTTGGTGTCGGATAGCAGTGGTTTTTACTTTGAATTAGAATCTACTGGCCTGTGCGTAAAGGCGTGAAACAATAATGGAATTGAAACTTACGTGTCCAGGACTTCAGATCTTAATGATCCGATCGGTTGGATGAAAAAGATCTAAGTTCGAATTCGAGTTTCTGAAATCTGCTGGAGTAAAAAATGATAATTCATATCATATTGGTTAAAACATAGATACAACTTTCTTCCAGACGATAAAGAACTTCAGGGAAATCAATCTCCAAGACTTCACTTCGATTCTGGCAGTCGAGTTAAAGGATTTTTATACCGACTTATTTATCAAATATCTTCCTTCATGTGCGCTCAAATTTCCCATGATTTTTTCGCCTTCTAAAGCACGAATTGAACAATGAAAAAATTTATATATAGACATTTTTTATCAACAACAGGAGATTAAATTTTGACCTTATCAAAATTAGATTTGACTGTGAAATACAGGGAATATTATACAGCGGAATCAATGCCGGAATTGGTTGAGTTTGGCTGTGCGCAATTTTTAACGATTATGGGAAAGGGTGCTCCTGGCAGCAATGAATTTACGAACAAGATGGAGGTTCTCTATTCCGTCGCGTATGCTGTGAAAACCTTTTACAAGAAACAAGCTAGTGATTTTGTAGTCCCAAAACTTGAAGGTCTCTGGTGGGTTGAATTTGAAAAGCCAGTCTTTGAGGTCTCCCGTGACGAATGGTTTTGGAAGCTTCTTATCCGCATGCCAGAATTTGTGACTTCCGAGACAGTTGAAAAAGCGAAGGTCGAAATCATGAAAAAGAGAAATAGAGAATTGATCAAGGAAGTGCGATTTGAAGAGATGATCGAGGGAGAATGCGTTCAGATTATGCACGTTGGACCTTACTCAACAGAACCTGAATCGTTATTGAAAATAAGGGAATTAATGGAGGAAAACGACCTAGTAGAAAATGGGCCTCACCACGAAATCTATCTTTCCGACCCGAGACGGGTTCCTGTTGAGCAAATAAAGACAATATTGCGGCAACCCGTAAGAAAGCGGGCATAAAGGGGAAAAATGGAATATTTGAGCATACTTGAGGAATTAAAAAGGCTGTCTAACCCAAATGCTGTAAAAGGCATGGCACGGTTTGGTATCAATCCAGAGAACACTTACGGCGTTTCCATCCCAACCCTAAGGAGGATGGCTAGAAAAATTGGAAAAAATCATTTTCTCGCTCTGCAACTTTGGTCCTCAGGTATCCACGAAGCGCGAATACTTGCGAGCATGATTGATGATCCAGATCAAGTAACAGGAAATCAAATGGATCTGTGGATAAGAGATTTTGACTCATGGGATGTATGTGATCAATGTTGTATGAATTTATTTAGTAGGACATCCGTGGCATGGGAAAAGGCAGTAGATTGGACTGATCGCGAAAGCGAATTCGAAAAGCGCGCAGGTTTCGTCTTGATCGCGTGTCTTGCATGGTATAATAAGAAAACACCAGATAACGACTTTATGGTTTTTCTACCTCTGATAAGAAGGGGAGCTAGTGACAACAGGAATTATGTCAAAAAGGCAGTCAGCTGGGCGCTGAGGAACATTGGGAAAAGGAGTCTGTATCTGAATAGTAAAGCAATTGAAACAGCAAAAGAGATTCAATCCATGGATTCAAGAAGTGCCAGGTGGATCGCTTCAGACGCAATTCGAGAATTGACGAGTGAAGGAGTTAAGAAAAGGCTGCGGGCAAAAGAAAAATGATAGCAAAATCCAGAGCTCCACGACGATCTGTGAATCTGGCATTTTAGATCAGACTGGCATTACTAATAAATCAAAAGAATGCATAATCCAAATAGATATCTGATAGATTCACTGCCAAATTCATTGTCTCTATTTCGAGTTTCTATATTCACAATAAGAAAAAAGGCGCAACTAACACATGGTGCGAGGGTTGGGGATTCGAACCCTTGAACCACTGAGGACAGAATCTTAACTCCTGATGTCAATAAAAATTAATGAGCCCGTCGATGAGTTGCCGCTTCTGATCCTATCCCGATCGATTCAGGTGATGGTTGGTTCGTGGAGAAGATTGGCTTTCGCTTGACGATTCTCCGAATCATGGCCTGTCATGGAGAACCAGATCAACGTGGAATAATCGTATGGTCGGCGGTTCGTGGGAGCTTTGCACATTGCCAATGCTCTTCACCAGGGCTGAGCTCATGAACGCCTCAGCGGACTCCAGGGAATCGAAAATATGAATGCCACCAAAATGACCTGTCTTATCATCATGGATGTAATATTTCTGCACCAGGCCGGGCACGGAACGGTACAGGTCGGCCCTCGCCTTGAAGTTACTTATGACATCTTCCTTCGGCAGGTTGCTCTTGAACAGGATGAACACCACTTCCATGGAATGGCCTCCCGTTTGTATGATATTGGGAGATTAAAATAGTTGTCGGATGATTCGTTCCTTTACCTTTTCGATGTGACCAATAATTCAATGCTCGCCCATTGAGGATATTTGAATGATCCGAAGGCAAGGGCACTATTGCCAGCACCTTTGGAATAAGTGCGGGGGAAGGGATTTGAACCCTTGGACCCCTACGAGACAAGACCCTCAATCTTGCGCCTTTGGCCAGGCTTGGCTACCCCCGCGATCGTTTTCCGAATAACTGGGCTCCCTATTAATTCTTTTCCGAAAGGAATTTGTTCCGCGAATATCGCATTCGCTAAAATACGCAACTTATAAGTAGAAATGAAAAAAATAAGCAATCATCAAATAGTTGAGTTTCTTTGAATTCATCAAAGGAATGTCATAAATTGATTGCAGGTCCAAGGGGGGATTTTCAATCACAAAAGGACAATATACGAAGAGAATTACCCAGGGCAAGGGAGCCTATTCACTATATATCCCAAAGAAGTGGATCGAAAAATGGAAGAATGAGCAGTTTAAGGATAGAAATGTCAACCTCCTTCTGCTTGATGACTATCTTATTATAAGTCCGATACACAAGGTTTCCTCAATTTCATCGAAGACATCAAGCCAATCAGTTGATGATGTTAAACGATTCTTACTTTCGTCCTATGTAAGAGGCTTTGAGTCGGCAGAGCTGCTCGCAGAGGATCGATTTTCAGACGAACAGATTATGGGTGCGAGGGATTTTATGCGCTTTCTCGACGAGCGCATTTCTCTTAGCGCTGACGAGAAGAGAATCTTTTTCAGCGGGAACATCGTGCTCGCTTCAATTCCCTCGAGCGCTCTTCAAATCAGGGCGTTGATCTTCGATAAACTGACAGATGCGGTTAAGTTAACCATTGAATTGATCGAGCATTTTGACAGGAATAAAAGGCGCGCACTGCATGTCATGCAGATGCTCAGACTCCTTGAGGAAGATATCGATAGGTTTGCATTCCAAATCTTGAGACAGG
This window harbors:
- a CDS encoding DUF2127 domain-containing protein — protein: MENKEKTTEKPTALVCIVALMWIIQSFLRFVFGYLNATTPGGLLDVEVSSTTIQVISMMFFLLGILGFIAGFGLLLMRRWGLWITIMVSILTILFDVWGATIQLTAAIGLIVPAITLVVIFAIRTKISKS
- a CDS encoding GyrI-like domain-containing protein — its product is MTLSKLDLTVKYREYYTAESMPELVEFGCAQFLTIMGKGAPGSNEFTNKMEVLYSVAYAVKTFYKKQASDFVVPKLEGLWWVEFEKPVFEVSRDEWFWKLLIRMPEFVTSETVEKAKVEIMKKRNRELIKEVRFEEMIEGECVQIMHVGPYSTEPESLLKIRELMEENDLVENGPHHEIYLSDPRRVPVEQIKTILRQPVRKRA
- a CDS encoding DNA alkylation repair protein — its product is MEYLSILEELKRLSNPNAVKGMARFGINPENTYGVSIPTLRRMARKIGKNHFLALQLWSSGIHEARILASMIDDPDQVTGNQMDLWIRDFDSWDVCDQCCMNLFSRTSVAWEKAVDWTDRESEFEKRAGFVLIACLAWYNKKTPDNDFMVFLPLIRRGASDNRNYVKKAVSWALRNIGKRSLYLNSKAIETAKEIQSMDSRSARWIASDAIRELTSEGVKKRLRAKEK
- a CDS encoding YdhR family protein — its product is MEVVFILFKSNLPKEDVISNFKARADLYRSVPGLVQKYYIHDDKTGHFGGIHIFDSLESAEAFMSSALVKSIGNVQSSHEPPTIRLFHVDLVLHDRP